In Haliotis asinina isolate JCU_RB_2024 chromosome 15, JCU_Hal_asi_v2, whole genome shotgun sequence, one DNA window encodes the following:
- the LOC137265654 gene encoding uncharacterized protein: protein MYCLVILFFVGFVRGQVSTTEPCGDKLPNCASYGQTSCTTYVEWAKENCNSYCKFCKADLPCEDVDPNCASYDTATCNNPQFSHWAETQCRYYCRRCSAAALAAKDALQTTVPPALCKDKIDCQAYKKDSCTLYPGWAKENCMAFCGICKGAPTPPPVCADANPGCAAYDKATTCKDPKFTLWIRSNCAKYCGLCSDGSATSGPGLTMPATPPPLTPPGPFGGSPAPIAGK, encoded by the exons ATGTATTGTCTTGTAATTCTGTTTTTTGTTGGCTTTGTCCGAGGACAAGTATCCACTACTGAAC CCTGTGGGGACAAACTCCCCAACTGCGCATCGTATGGCCAAACCTCCTGTACAACGTATGTCGAGTGGGCCAAGGAGAACTGCAACAGCTACTGCAAGTTCTGTAAAG CTGATCTGCCCTGTGAAGACGTGGACCCCAACTGTGCCAGCTACGACACCGCCACTTGCAACAACCCCCAGTTCAGCCACTGGGCCGAGACTCAGTGTCGCTACTACTGTCGACGTTGTTCAG CTGCGGCTCTAGCTGCAAAGGACGCCTTGCAAACAACAGTCCCCCCAGCAT TGTGCAAGGACAAGATAGACTGTCAGGCGTACAAGAAGGACTCGTGTACACTATATCCGGGATGGGCAAAGGAAAACTGCATGGCCTTCTGCGGAATCTGCAAAG GCGCCCCGACACCTCCCCCAGTATGTGCTGACGCTAATCCCGGATGTGCGGCCTACGACAAAGCGACAACCTGCAAGGATCCCAAGTTCACCCTATGGATTCGGTCCAACTGTGCAAAATACTGCGGTCTTTGCAGCG ATGGAAGCGCGACGTCAGGCCCAGGGCTTACCATGCCAGCCACCCCGCCCCCGCTGACTCCCCCTGGTCCCTTTGGGGGCTCTCCAGCACCTATAGCTGGGAAGTAG